One segment of Streptosporangium brasiliense DNA contains the following:
- a CDS encoding glutathionylspermidine synthase family protein, whose translation MRRETSLPRDGWESIIEGHGLAYHRSAHPDGLARPYWDEGVQYVFSMDEVLDLENQVEELHRMCLHAVEHVIEHGRYADFAVPEWVAPEIARSWERSDPHLFGRFDLRYDGSGPAKLLEYNADTPTSLLESSVVQWFWLRDRYPDDDQWNSIHERLIDRWQQIAAGLPTGPAHFAWTNMDETGEEAMTLAYLQETADQAGLKTVAVAMEDIGWDSLNLRFVDMERRVIRSLCKLYPWEWAVADPFGDRAVRQQVSMTWIEPLWKMLLSNKALLAVLWELYPGHPNLLPAYLDGPRDMPSYIAKPLLGREGASMRIITPGDRVETSGGYGAEGHVYQEFQALPVFDGWRPVLGAWVVHDEAAGVGIRETSGFITDDTSSFVPHRIEL comes from the coding sequence ATGCGACGCGAAACCTCGCTCCCCCGGGACGGCTGGGAGAGCATCATCGAAGGCCACGGTCTGGCCTACCACCGTTCGGCCCACCCCGACGGCCTCGCCCGCCCCTACTGGGACGAGGGCGTGCAGTACGTCTTCTCCATGGACGAGGTCCTCGACCTGGAGAACCAGGTCGAGGAGCTGCACCGGATGTGCCTGCACGCGGTGGAGCACGTCATCGAGCACGGCCGCTACGCCGACTTCGCCGTCCCCGAATGGGTGGCGCCGGAGATCGCCCGCTCCTGGGAGCGGAGCGACCCCCACCTGTTCGGCCGCTTCGACCTGCGCTACGACGGAAGCGGCCCCGCCAAGCTGCTGGAGTACAACGCCGACACCCCGACCAGCCTGCTGGAGAGCTCGGTCGTGCAGTGGTTCTGGCTGCGCGACCGCTACCCCGACGACGACCAGTGGAACTCCATCCACGAGCGGCTGATCGACCGGTGGCAGCAGATAGCGGCCGGTCTGCCCACCGGGCCGGCGCACTTCGCCTGGACCAACATGGACGAGACCGGCGAGGAGGCGATGACCCTCGCCTACCTCCAGGAGACCGCCGACCAGGCCGGGCTGAAGACGGTCGCGGTGGCCATGGAGGACATCGGCTGGGACAGCCTCAACCTGCGGTTCGTGGACATGGAGCGCCGGGTGATCCGCTCGCTGTGCAAGCTGTACCCGTGGGAGTGGGCGGTGGCCGACCCGTTCGGCGACCGGGCGGTGCGCCAGCAGGTCTCGATGACCTGGATCGAGCCGCTGTGGAAGATGCTGCTGTCCAACAAGGCGCTGCTCGCGGTGCTCTGGGAGCTGTATCCCGGGCATCCGAACCTGCTGCCGGCCTACCTCGACGGCCCCCGGGACATGCCCTCCTACATCGCGAAACCGCTGCTCGGCCGGGAGGGCGCGAGCATGCGGATCATCACCCCCGGCGACCGGGTCGAGACCTCCGGCGGCTACGGCGCCGAAGGGCACGTCTACCAGGAGTTCCAGGCGCTGCCCGTCTTCGACGGCTGGCGTCCCGTGCTCGGCGCCTGGGTCGTACACGACGAGGCGGCCGGGGTCGGCATCCGTGAGACCTCAGGGTTCATCACCGACGACACGTCGTCCTTCGTCCCGCACCGCATCGAACTCTGA
- a CDS encoding helix-turn-helix transcriptional regulator, with protein MNRTDRLYALVEELRAISPRSRSARELAAGFEVSVRTVERDISALQRSGVPIYAEPGRRGGYALGESMSLPPLDLTPAEAAAVVAALERAGGDPSAHHARSALRKLVAAMSPAESAEDVESIESAGDVESTGAGDVESAEDVESAGAGGPAVRVHAAVEPEPYPRVSRVIGQALLHRRVLRIRYEDHKGRVTTREVEPAIFVGGRGGHWYLVGMCRLRQDARVFRLDRIGWAEETDESSPEHPPERFAPQLPQVITGTPETG; from the coding sequence GTGAACCGTACGGATCGGCTTTACGCCCTGGTCGAGGAGCTCCGCGCGATCTCGCCCCGTTCCCGGTCGGCGCGGGAGCTCGCCGCCGGGTTCGAGGTGAGCGTCCGCACCGTCGAGCGCGACATCTCCGCGCTCCAGCGGTCGGGGGTGCCGATATACGCCGAGCCGGGCAGGCGCGGCGGCTACGCCCTCGGCGAGAGCATGTCCCTGCCGCCGCTCGACCTCACCCCGGCCGAGGCGGCGGCGGTCGTCGCGGCGCTCGAGCGCGCGGGGGGCGACCCCTCGGCCCACCACGCCCGCAGCGCTCTGCGCAAGCTGGTCGCCGCGATGTCGCCCGCCGAGAGCGCCGAGGACGTCGAGAGCATCGAGAGCGCCGGGGACGTCGAGAGCACCGGGGCTGGGGACGTCGAGAGCGCCGAGGATGTCGAGAGCGCCGGGGCCGGGGGGCCGGCCGTCCGGGTGCACGCCGCCGTCGAGCCGGAGCCCTACCCCCGGGTCTCGCGCGTGATCGGGCAGGCACTGCTCCACCGCAGGGTGCTGCGGATCCGATACGAGGACCACAAGGGCCGGGTCACCACGCGTGAGGTGGAGCCGGCGATCTTCGTGGGCGGGCGCGGCGGCCACTGGTATCTCGTGGGCATGTGCCGCCTCCGGCAGGACGCGAGGGTCTTCCGTCTCGACCGCATCGGCTGGGCGGAGGAGACCGACGAGTCCTCGCCCGAGCATCCGCCGGAGCGCTTCGCCCCGCAGCTCCCCCAGGTGATCACGGGCACTCCGGAAACCGGCTGA
- a CDS encoding MarR family winged helix-turn-helix transcriptional regulator, with the protein MGRRDTTRRDHVDEMMEGWRAELPEAATVQLEIIKRTGRLKALVEETTQAVLGEYGLTYAEFDVLATLRRAGAPYRLKPSRLASRSSLTTGGTSNILQRLTTAGLVEREPDPADGRSSWVRLTPAGARRAEELALATTEAHGELLAGVPQETARALADLLREVLLALGDRPAPSRRG; encoded by the coding sequence ATGGGACGGCGAGACACCACGCGGCGCGACCACGTCGACGAGATGATGGAGGGGTGGCGGGCCGAGCTCCCCGAGGCCGCCACCGTCCAGCTGGAGATCATCAAGCGCACCGGCCGGCTGAAGGCCCTCGTCGAGGAGACCACCCAGGCCGTGCTCGGCGAGTACGGCCTGACCTACGCCGAGTTCGACGTCCTGGCGACACTGCGCCGGGCCGGAGCCCCCTACCGCCTCAAGCCCAGCCGGCTGGCCTCCCGCTCCTCGCTCACGACGGGCGGCACGAGCAACATCCTGCAGCGGCTCACCACCGCCGGACTCGTCGAGCGCGAGCCCGACCCCGCCGACGGCCGCAGCTCCTGGGTCCGCCTGACGCCCGCGGGCGCCCGGCGGGCCGAGGAGCTCGCCCTGGCCACGACCGAGGCCCACGGGGAGCTGCTCGCCGGCGTCCCGCAGGAGACCGCCCGGGCACTGGCCGACCTGCTGCGCGAGGTGCTCCTCGCCCTCGGCGACCGGCCGGCCCCCTCCCGCCGGGGCTGA
- a CDS encoding amidohydrolase family protein, which produces MLITDGTVIDTDPEPHVLPGADVLIEDGVIAAVGPGLGAALDGVEVVDAAGRIVLPGFVDTHRHLWQSVLRSIAADTTLGDYLSLVLGRLAPAFQAEDVYAANLWGALEALNAGVTTLYDWSHIQLTPAHTDAAIDALRDSGIRAVFAYAHPGSDDAARREGEVRRVASLGLSGLVTPALAAWGPVYGSVGAAEADWRLARELGFPISLHATGTGAVERLHRSGLLGPDVMFVHGNGFTDEAMRLIAGSGGTASVAPVVESQMGHGHPETGRFREFGIPTGLGVDTVTDAPGDLFAVMRAAFAAERVQGGSLTTGEVLRMATVEGARVLGLEDRIGSLRPGKQADLVLLRADALNLAPVHDPIGAVVTCADTSNVDTVIVAGRIVKRAGRLVHADVRRALDLASRSAARIGAAAGAPAAARR; this is translated from the coding sequence ATGCTCATCACCGACGGAACCGTGATCGACACCGATCCGGAACCACATGTCCTGCCGGGGGCGGACGTGCTCATCGAGGACGGCGTGATCGCCGCGGTGGGCCCCGGGCTCGGCGCCGCGCTCGACGGCGTCGAGGTCGTCGACGCGGCCGGCCGGATCGTGCTGCCCGGCTTCGTGGACACCCACCGCCACCTGTGGCAGAGCGTGCTCCGCTCCATCGCGGCCGACACGACGCTGGGCGACTACCTCAGCCTCGTCCTGGGCCGGCTCGCCCCCGCCTTCCAGGCCGAGGACGTCTACGCCGCCAACCTGTGGGGCGCGCTGGAGGCGCTCAACGCCGGTGTCACCACGCTCTACGACTGGTCGCACATCCAGCTCACCCCGGCGCACACCGACGCCGCGATCGACGCCCTGCGCGATTCGGGGATCCGCGCCGTCTTCGCCTACGCGCATCCGGGCAGCGACGACGCCGCACGCCGTGAGGGAGAGGTACGCAGGGTCGCATCGCTGGGCCTGTCCGGCCTGGTGACCCCGGCTCTGGCGGCGTGGGGACCGGTCTACGGCTCGGTCGGCGCGGCCGAGGCCGACTGGCGGCTGGCCCGTGAGCTCGGGTTCCCGATCAGCCTGCACGCGACCGGGACCGGGGCGGTCGAGCGGCTGCACCGGAGCGGGCTGCTCGGGCCCGACGTGATGTTCGTGCACGGCAACGGCTTCACCGACGAGGCCATGAGGCTCATCGCCGGCAGCGGCGGCACCGCCTCGGTCGCCCCCGTCGTGGAGTCGCAGATGGGGCACGGGCACCCGGAGACCGGCAGGTTCCGCGAGTTCGGGATCCCGACGGGGCTCGGCGTCGACACCGTCACCGACGCGCCGGGTGACCTGTTCGCCGTCATGCGCGCCGCCTTCGCCGCCGAGCGGGTCCAGGGCGGATCGCTGACCACGGGCGAGGTGCTGCGGATGGCGACGGTCGAGGGGGCGCGGGTCCTCGGCCTGGAGGACCGGATCGGGTCGCTGCGGCCGGGCAAGCAGGCGGACCTCGTCCTGCTCCGCGCCGACGCCCTCAACCTCGCGCCGGTGCACGACCCGATCGGCGCGGTGGTGACCTGCGCCGACACGAGCAACGTGGACACCGTGATCGTCGCCGGCCGGATCGTGAAGCGGGCGGGCCGGCTCGTCCACGCGGACGTGCGCCGGGCCCTCGACCTCGCCTCCCGCTCGGCCGCGCGGATCGGCGCGGCTGCCGGGGCCCCGGCGGCGGCCCGGCGCTGA
- a CDS encoding LysR family transcriptional regulator has protein sequence MDLDLRQLQAFVTTSEELHFGRAAGRLFLTQQALSHRIRRLEATLGGPLFVRGHHVVELTDLGRRLLPLSRQALAVADEIVAAAQLDQQPLRLDTFRPIAASSLLRQLIVDLGDLPLELSTRHSLGTALSALRRAEIDVAFGRVHGLPHPWPDGLAHRLLRLEPLHALMSRRHPLAARPTLRPADLRPHGIWTPALAGATELDGYLRALGDHFGIPLTIGPAVATLDQVVAQIHAHPDRVWLIDADVQTARLPATALVPLAGPTPLYPWSLVWRRDNRHPLLSRMLDTADATARREGWLHYEPGRHWLPAEDRAAATATADASAPVPGPGPGPGPGSGPEPGAGAEPRPGAGPGPGAELGPGAEPGPEPGAGPGAGTGAGSGQGAGR, from the coding sequence ATGGATCTCGACCTGCGCCAGCTCCAGGCCTTCGTCACGACCTCCGAGGAGCTGCACTTCGGCCGGGCCGCGGGCCGGCTGTTCCTCACCCAGCAGGCCCTGTCCCACCGCATCCGGCGTCTGGAGGCGACGCTGGGCGGGCCGCTGTTCGTGCGCGGCCATCACGTCGTCGAGCTGACCGATCTCGGACGGCGGCTGCTGCCCCTGTCGCGGCAGGCCCTGGCCGTCGCCGACGAGATCGTGGCCGCGGCGCAGCTCGATCAGCAGCCGCTGCGGCTCGACACCTTCCGCCCGATCGCCGCCTCCTCGCTGCTCCGCCAGCTGATCGTGGATCTGGGCGACCTGCCGCTGGAGCTGAGCACCCGGCACAGCCTGGGCACCGCCCTGTCGGCACTGCGGCGCGCCGAGATCGACGTGGCCTTCGGGCGGGTGCACGGCCTGCCCCACCCCTGGCCCGACGGCCTGGCCCACCGGCTGCTGCGGCTGGAGCCCCTCCACGCGCTGATGTCGCGGCGCCACCCGCTGGCGGCGCGGCCCACGCTGCGCCCGGCCGACCTGCGCCCCCACGGGATCTGGACGCCCGCCCTCGCGGGCGCCACCGAGCTGGACGGCTATCTGCGCGCGCTCGGCGACCACTTCGGCATCCCCCTGACCATCGGACCGGCGGTCGCCACCCTCGACCAGGTGGTGGCGCAGATCCACGCGCACCCCGACCGCGTTTGGCTGATCGACGCCGACGTCCAGACCGCCCGGCTCCCGGCCACGGCGCTGGTCCCGCTGGCCGGTCCCACCCCGCTCTATCCCTGGTCGCTGGTCTGGCGGCGCGACAACCGCCATCCGCTCCTCAGCCGGATGCTGGACACCGCCGACGCGACGGCCCGGCGGGAGGGGTGGCTGCACTACGAGCCCGGCCGGCACTGGCTGCCGGCCGAAGACCGCGCCGCCGCCACCGCCACCGCCGACGCATCCGCGCCCGTACCAGGACCAGGACCAGGACCAGGACCAGGATCCGGACCGGAACCAGGAGCGGGAGCGGAACCGAGACCAGGAGCGGGACCAGGACCCGGAGCGGAGCTGGGCCCCGGAGCGGAACCAGGGCCGGAACCAGGAGCGGGACCCGGAGCGGGAACGGGAGCGGGGTCCGGCCAGGGCGCCGGCCGGTGA